A stretch of the Paenibacillus dendritiformis genome encodes the following:
- a CDS encoding alanyl-tRNA editing protein: MTKELFLEDCYLQECEAAVMEAEEDKIILDQTVLYPAGGGQEHDTGILEQDGRTYEVYSVKREGGRIVHYVRSGADLTLGPVRVRVNWERRLGLMRHHTLLHVLGAVVYQKYGALCTGNQIYPDRARIDFNQLQDLTPEQRDEIVLEANRIIAADFPISYRTVSREEAENIPGMIKTVASLLPPSVRAVRLVAIGSVDEQACGGTHVRSTGEIGGMEITDMKSKGKNNKRLEVRVV; encoded by the coding sequence ATGACGAAAGAATTGTTTTTGGAAGATTGTTATCTGCAGGAATGCGAGGCGGCTGTGATGGAAGCGGAGGAGGACAAGATTATCCTGGATCAGACCGTACTGTATCCCGCAGGAGGAGGGCAGGAGCATGACACCGGCATCCTGGAGCAGGATGGGCGGACGTACGAGGTCTACAGCGTAAAGCGGGAGGGCGGCCGCATTGTCCACTATGTGAGGAGCGGAGCGGACTTGACGCTTGGGCCGGTTCGCGTGCGAGTGAATTGGGAGCGCCGCTTGGGGCTGATGCGCCATCACACCCTGCTGCATGTGCTTGGCGCGGTCGTCTACCAAAAGTACGGCGCTTTGTGCACGGGGAATCAGATTTACCCAGATCGGGCGCGCATCGACTTCAACCAGCTTCAGGACCTGACGCCGGAGCAGCGGGATGAGATCGTGTTGGAAGCGAATCGCATCATTGCGGCGGATTTCCCGATCTCATACCGGACCGTCAGCAGGGAAGAGGCGGAGAATATTCCGGGCATGATTAAGACGGTCGCCAGCCTGCTGCCGCCTTCTGTCCGCGCCGTCCGTCTCGTAGCCATCGGATCGGTCGACGAACAAGCCTGCGGGGGCACCCACGTCCGAAGCACCGGAGAAATTGGCGGGATGGAGATAACCGATATGAAAAGCAAGGGAAAAAACAATAAACGGCTGGAGGTAAGAGTGGTATAA